The following coding sequences are from one Musa acuminata AAA Group cultivar baxijiao chromosome BXJ2-4, Cavendish_Baxijiao_AAA, whole genome shotgun sequence window:
- the LOC103973821 gene encoding protein DEHYDRATION-INDUCED 19 homolog 4 isoform X2 → MEDDTRSRVSDASKHQQLALQSRYDVYLGSEDMDGGEDDSRPEFTCPFCSEGFDIVGLCCHIDDEHPIEARNGVCPLCAARAGMDMVGHIMTEHANLLIVRQRRRFCKGSLGHYSTLLLLKKDLRDGTLQSLGGSFAPSNVAPDPLLSSFIFNLPDIDPSKDARPESLDEGSMVDKTSDEKLVQS, encoded by the exons ATGGAGGACGACACCCGGAGCCGCGTGTCCGACGCCTCCAAGCACCAACAGCTCGCTCTGCAGTCCCGATACG ATGTGTACCTTGGGTCGGAGGACATGGATGGCGGGGAGGACGACTCACGGCCAGAGTTCACCTGCCCGTTCTGTTCCGAGGGCTTCGATATCGTGGGACTGTGTTGCCACATCGATGACGAACACCCGATCGAGGCTAGGAACGGG GTGTGTCCTCTTTGTGCAGCTAGGGCTGGCATGGACATGGTTGGCCACATAATGACAGAGCATGCAAATTTATTAATA GTACGGCAAAGGAGGAGGTTTTGCAAAGGTTCCTTGGGGCATTACTCCACACTCTTATTGTTGAAAAAGGATCTACGTGATGGCACTCTTCAGTCACTTGGGGGTTCTTTTGCTCCATCCAACGTGGCACCTGATCCACTACTGtcatcatttatttttaatttgcCTGACATCGATCCATCAAAAGATGCACGACCTGAATCCTTGGATGAAGGAAGTATGGTTGACAAAACTTCAGATGAGAAATTGGTTCAGAG CTAG
- the LOC103973821 gene encoding protein DEHYDRATION-INDUCED 19 homolog 2 isoform X1 produces MEDDTRSRVSDASKHQQLALQSRYDVYLGSEDMDGGEDDSRPEFTCPFCSEGFDIVGLCCHIDDEHPIEARNGVCPLCAARAGMDMVGHIMTEHANLLIVRQRRRFCKGSLGHYSTLLLLKKDLRDGTLQSLGGSFAPSNVAPDPLLSSFIFNLPDIDPSKDARPESLDEGSMVDKTSDEKLVQSVVPSPIYKDQVESTRRSEFVRQIVISTVFDEDAL; encoded by the exons ATGGAGGACGACACCCGGAGCCGCGTGTCCGACGCCTCCAAGCACCAACAGCTCGCTCTGCAGTCCCGATACG ATGTGTACCTTGGGTCGGAGGACATGGATGGCGGGGAGGACGACTCACGGCCAGAGTTCACCTGCCCGTTCTGTTCCGAGGGCTTCGATATCGTGGGACTGTGTTGCCACATCGATGACGAACACCCGATCGAGGCTAGGAACGGG GTGTGTCCTCTTTGTGCAGCTAGGGCTGGCATGGACATGGTTGGCCACATAATGACAGAGCATGCAAATTTATTAATA GTACGGCAAAGGAGGAGGTTTTGCAAAGGTTCCTTGGGGCATTACTCCACACTCTTATTGTTGAAAAAGGATCTACGTGATGGCACTCTTCAGTCACTTGGGGGTTCTTTTGCTCCATCCAACGTGGCACCTGATCCACTACTGtcatcatttatttttaatttgcCTGACATCGATCCATCAAAAGATGCACGACCTGAATCCTTGGATGAAGGAAGTATGGTTGACAAAACTTCAGATGAGAAATTGGTTCAGAG CGTTGTGCCATCTCCGATATACAAAGATCAGGTAGAGAGTACTCGAAGGAGTGAGTTTGTGAGGCAGATTGTGATCTCCACCGTATTCGACGAAGATGCATTATGA